One genomic segment of Chryseobacterium phocaeense includes these proteins:
- a CDS encoding GH92 family glycosyl hydrolase: MKSLFSSFFILLNVFAFGQGISPADYVNPLMGTQSKPSLSNGNTYPAIGLPWGMNLWTPQTGKMGDGWAYTYDADKIKGFKQTHQPSPWMNDYGAFAIMPGVGKLKFKEEERASWFSHKAEMAKPYSYSVYLADINVTTELTPTERAAFFKFDFPKTDSAYVVIDALNKGSYIKILPKERKILGYTTKYSRGKYTNFKNYFVIQFDKDFDLTTTWKDTAFVKNQLEITSDHAGAVVGFKLKNKESVYARTASSFISFEQAELNLKREIGSRNFEQVKTDARDIWNKTLSRIEVKGGTDQQMRTFYSSLYRTLFFPQKLYEIDGQNKIKHWSPYNGKILDGRMFAGTGFWDTFRALYPFLNLVYPNMNVEMQEGLANTFKEGGFLPEWSSPGYSDIMIGNNSASVVADAYIKGLRGYDIETLWQAVKHGANNEGPIDAVGRRGVEYYNTLGYVPYDVKINENAARTLEYAYDDFAIYQLGKALGKPASEIDIYKKRAYNYKNMFDPETGLMRGKNKDGKFQSPFNPFKWGDAFTEGNSWHYTWSVFQDIDGLSQLMGGKKKFEAKLDEVFSLPPVFDDSYYGSVIHEIREMQIMNMGQYAHGNQPIQHMIYLYNYAGAPYKTQYWTRQVMDKLYYATPDGYCGDEDNGQTSAWYVFSALGFYPVTPATDQYVLGAPLFKEAVIHLENGKKIEIKAPENSAENLYVKSLNVNLRSYSKNWLSHKELMNGAVLEFKMDSKPNKERGSQEKDFPYSMSKE, from the coding sequence ATGAAGTCTCTATTTTCAAGTTTTTTTATTCTATTGAATGTCTTTGCGTTCGGGCAGGGAATTTCTCCGGCAGATTACGTCAATCCTTTAATGGGAACCCAGTCCAAACCGTCTTTGTCCAATGGAAATACCTATCCCGCGATAGGCCTTCCGTGGGGAATGAACCTCTGGACTCCGCAAACGGGTAAAATGGGTGACGGATGGGCCTATACCTATGACGCAGACAAAATAAAAGGGTTCAAGCAGACCCACCAGCCCTCTCCCTGGATGAATGACTACGGCGCCTTTGCCATCATGCCGGGAGTCGGAAAATTAAAATTTAAGGAAGAAGAGCGTGCCAGCTGGTTCAGCCACAAAGCAGAGATGGCAAAACCATACAGCTACAGCGTTTACTTGGCGGATATCAATGTGACAACAGAGCTGACTCCCACAGAAAGAGCCGCTTTTTTCAAATTTGATTTTCCAAAAACAGACAGCGCATACGTTGTTATTGATGCTTTAAATAAAGGGTCTTACATTAAAATCCTTCCTAAAGAAAGAAAAATTCTGGGCTATACTACTAAATATTCCAGAGGAAAATATACCAATTTCAAAAACTATTTTGTCATTCAGTTTGATAAAGACTTTGATTTAACCACCACCTGGAAAGACACTGCTTTTGTCAAAAACCAATTGGAAATTACAAGTGATCATGCCGGAGCAGTTGTTGGATTTAAACTGAAAAATAAAGAAAGCGTTTATGCAAGAACAGCTTCCTCATTCATCAGCTTTGAACAGGCAGAACTGAACCTGAAGCGGGAAATCGGAAGCAGAAACTTCGAACAGGTAAAAACGGATGCCAGAGATATCTGGAACAAAACTTTAAGCCGGATTGAAGTGAAAGGAGGAACGGATCAGCAGATGAGAACATTCTATTCATCACTGTACAGAACCTTATTCTTCCCTCAGAAATTATACGAAATTGATGGCCAAAACAAAATAAAACACTGGAGCCCTTACAACGGAAAAATATTGGATGGCAGAATGTTCGCCGGAACCGGATTCTGGGATACGTTCCGCGCATTATATCCTTTCCTGAACCTTGTTTATCCAAATATGAATGTGGAAATGCAGGAAGGGCTGGCCAATACCTTTAAAGAAGGAGGGTTTTTACCGGAATGGAGCAGTCCCGGATATTCCGATATTATGATTGGAAATAACTCCGCTTCAGTGGTTGCGGACGCTTACATAAAAGGCCTTCGCGGTTATGATATAGAAACCCTTTGGCAGGCGGTAAAGCATGGAGCCAACAACGAAGGTCCCATTGATGCAGTCGGCCGCAGAGGCGTGGAATATTACAATACGCTGGGGTACGTTCCTTACGATGTGAAGATCAATGAAAATGCAGCCAGAACACTGGAATATGCTTATGATGATTTTGCTATTTACCAACTTGGAAAAGCTTTGGGGAAACCCGCTTCGGAAATTGATATCTATAAAAAGAGAGCGTACAATTACAAAAATATGTTCGATCCGGAAACAGGCCTGATGCGCGGTAAAAACAAAGACGGAAAATTCCAGTCGCCGTTCAATCCTTTTAAGTGGGGCGATGCTTTTACAGAAGGAAATAGCTGGCATTACACCTGGTCCGTATTTCAGGATATTGATGGTCTGTCTCAATTGATGGGGGGCAAAAAGAAATTTGAAGCTAAACTGGATGAGGTGTTCTCGCTTCCACCGGTGTTTGATGACAGTTATTACGGAAGTGTGATCCACGAGATCCGCGAAATGCAGATTATGAATATGGGCCAGTACGCCCACGGAAACCAGCCGATCCAGCATATGATTTATCTGTACAATTATGCCGGAGCCCCATACAAAACACAGTACTGGACAAGGCAGGTGATGGACAAGCTGTACTATGCTACTCCGGATGGCTATTGCGGAGATGAAGACAACGGACAGACTTCCGCCTGGTATGTATTTTCAGCTTTAGGATTTTATCCGGTAACGCCGGCTACCGATCAGTATGTTCTGGGAGCACCGCTTTTCAAAGAAGCTGTGATCCATTTGGAGAATGGTAAGAAAATTGAAATAAAAGCACCGGAGAACAGTGCAGAAAATCTATATGTAAAATCATTGAACGTAAATCTTCGGTCTTATTCTAAGAACTGGCTGAGCCACAAAGAACTGATGAACGGAGCCGTTCTGGAATTCAAAATGGACAGCAAGCCGAATAAAGAAAGAGGCTCGCAGGAAAAAGATTTTCCCTATTCAATGTCAAAGGAATAA
- a CDS encoding endo-beta-N-acetylglucosaminidase H, translated as MKRKSILAALILLIVHGTSMLKAQLNPLGICYVEVNNNNMLNVGSYTLQNTNRQLFDVAIIFAANINYDVSKSRAYISSNNNVTKVLNDVNTYVRPLQQKGIKVLLDILGNHQGAGISNFPNREAARDFALQIAHTVYTYGLDGVDLDDEYAGYGNNGTGQPNSSSFVMLLQELKLAMPDKLITFYYLGPATSRQSYNGDMAGNYIDYSWNAYYGTYDAPSVPPLTNAKLSAAATWIRNTNPQSTSATTLSTLATNTMNDGYGVFMWYDLNGVDNASYLSTGSNILYNENTVLTGSLYSWSQGAACDPPLGLETANLTGTSATLKWTSSGSATYNIDYKPASSTTWINAGTNYSGNSIVINGLTLNTEYDWRIQSNCSATLTSTYLFAPRFNSGNGCAMPSGMKSESFLGTTTKVSWDAVASASAYNLQYKTAAATTWTDVQNISANSYTLPGLTENTNYVWKVQAVCSGSTTSSYSAETSFNSGFAPVQSPGARSLSFNGSTHYLNAGQFNLSGNAVSFEGWVKVNAFKTGFPYISSVMGIEVGDSNSAILRFGDGNLANNKLQFILSFGSSQVKLNAATGLNTNTWYHVAATYDGASMKIYINGNLDASVAASGNFTANGILYLARNYDNSRTLNGFLDEFRVWKRALTATEILANNCNVAPNASGLEANWKMNEGSGNGALDATANTHFATLINMSATNWRTDVACAAPLSTQDLAFARENASQVYPNPVKKGSNIHFKINDHTATEIVLYDMTGKVVMNQKIDKNDTVINTQKLSAGTYVYKINAKEKTVQSSGKVVVE; from the coding sequence ATGAAAAGAAAATCTATCCTTGCTGCCCTGATCCTGCTGATCGTTCATGGGACTTCCATGCTTAAGGCGCAGCTTAATCCTCTGGGCATATGCTATGTGGAAGTAAACAACAACAATATGCTGAATGTGGGATCTTACACCCTGCAGAATACAAACAGACAGCTTTTTGATGTGGCGATCATCTTTGCAGCCAATATCAACTACGATGTCTCCAAAAGCAGGGCTTACATCTCCAGCAATAATAACGTGACGAAAGTATTGAATGACGTCAATACTTACGTTCGTCCATTACAGCAAAAAGGAATTAAAGTACTTCTGGATATTCTTGGAAATCACCAGGGAGCAGGAATCTCTAATTTTCCGAACAGGGAAGCCGCCCGTGACTTTGCTTTGCAGATTGCCCATACCGTGTATACCTATGGTTTGGACGGTGTAGATCTCGATGATGAATATGCAGGCTACGGAAACAACGGAACAGGGCAGCCTAACAGCAGTTCTTTCGTTATGTTGTTACAGGAGCTTAAACTTGCCATGCCGGATAAGCTGATCACTTTTTATTATCTGGGACCAGCCACTTCAAGACAAAGCTACAATGGTGATATGGCCGGAAATTATATCGACTACAGCTGGAATGCGTATTATGGAACTTATGATGCACCTTCTGTACCGCCACTTACCAACGCTAAGCTTTCTGCAGCAGCTACATGGATCCGAAATACAAATCCTCAGTCTACTTCTGCAACCACCCTTTCAACTTTGGCAACAAACACTATGAATGATGGGTATGGCGTATTTATGTGGTATGATCTTAACGGGGTAGATAATGCAAGCTATTTAAGTACGGGATCCAATATTCTGTATAACGAAAATACCGTGCTTACAGGTTCTTTATACTCCTGGAGCCAGGGAGCAGCATGTGATCCTCCTCTTGGGCTTGAAACCGCTAATCTTACCGGAACTTCAGCTACCTTAAAATGGACTTCTAGCGGTTCTGCAACGTATAATATCGATTACAAACCTGCCAGTTCAACCACATGGATTAATGCCGGGACTAATTATTCAGGAAACAGCATTGTCATCAATGGTCTGACGCTGAATACGGAATATGACTGGAGAATACAGTCCAATTGTTCTGCAACCCTGACGAGCACGTATTTGTTCGCACCGAGATTCAACTCGGGAAACGGATGCGCAATGCCGTCAGGCATGAAATCAGAAAGCTTTCTTGGGACAACCACTAAAGTATCGTGGGATGCAGTAGCAAGCGCATCTGCTTACAACTTACAGTATAAAACAGCAGCAGCGACGACTTGGACGGATGTTCAGAATATCTCTGCCAATTCTTACACATTACCGGGCTTAACTGAAAATACCAATTATGTATGGAAAGTACAGGCAGTCTGCAGTGGATCAACAACCAGTTCGTACAGTGCCGAAACGTCTTTTAACAGTGGGTTTGCTCCTGTACAAAGTCCTGGGGCAAGATCACTTTCCTTCAATGGAAGTACCCATTATCTGAATGCCGGACAATTTAATTTAAGCGGTAATGCGGTGAGCTTTGAAGGATGGGTAAAAGTAAATGCTTTTAAAACAGGTTTTCCTTACATCTCATCAGTAATGGGAATTGAAGTGGGAGACAGTAACTCTGCAATTCTCAGATTCGGGGACGGAAACCTGGCGAATAATAAACTGCAGTTCATCCTGAGTTTCGGATCATCACAGGTAAAGCTTAATGCGGCCACAGGATTGAATACCAATACGTGGTACCATGTAGCTGCTACCTACGACGGAGCTTCAATGAAAATTTATATCAACGGCAACCTGGACGCAAGTGTAGCCGCATCAGGGAACTTTACGGCTAACGGAATTCTTTATCTGGCCAGAAACTATGATAACTCACGTACCCTGAACGGATTCCTGGATGAATTCAGAGTTTGGAAAAGAGCACTGACCGCCACGGAAATTCTTGCCAACAACTGCAATGTAGCTCCCAATGCATCTGGTCTTGAAGCCAACTGGAAAATGAATGAAGGAAGTGGAAACGGAGCTTTGGATGCTACGGCGAATACTCATTTTGCAACGCTGATCAATATGTCTGCTACCAATTGGAGAACAGATGTAGCCTGTGCAGCACCTCTATCGACACAGGATCTTGCTTTTGCCAGAGAAAATGCAAGCCAGGTATACCCGAATCCTGTAAAAAAAGGAAGTAACATCCATTTTAAGATCAATGACCATACCGCCACTGAAATCGTATTATACGACATGACAGGAAAAGTAGTCATGAATCAGAAAATTGATAAAAATGATACAGTCATCAACACCCAGAAACTATCTGCAGGAACCTATGTTTACAAAATAAACGCAAAGGAGAAAACAGTACAGTCTTCCGGAAAAGTGGTTGTAGAATAA
- a CDS encoding endo-beta-N-acetylglucosaminidase H — protein MKKAITLLIVMIMHAIPVLNAQQLSPTGICYVEVNNNNLLNAGSYKLQTSGKYLFNVVNIFAANINYDTGRSRPYLYCNNNVTKVLTNAATYIKPLQDKGIKVVLTILGNHQGAGLCNFPTREAARDFAQQLAHTVNTYGLDGIDFDDEYSDYGQNGTGQPNASSFVMLVQELKALLPNKLITFYYYGPAASRLSWNGLRVGDYVNYSWNANYGTFSAPNVPPLTKAQISPAAVWMGNTSNSTTTSLATQTKNGAYGVFMWYDLHGTNETSQLSAGTQTLYGEQTVLSTPLQSWTQGTNCDAPIGLFTSNLTGTSAKLNWSAVGTNTYDVDYKLATAATWTNAVTATTATSVTISGLTANTEYDWRIRTNCSVKSTYIFAPRFNSGSGTTNPSGSTALSLDGSTESGAAGNLNLSGSALSFEGWIKPSSFKSGSPFISSLFGTEVSDSNTALLRLGDANIANNKLQFVLSINNVQQKLTAATALNANTWYHVAATYDGSSMKIYINGVLDASKSQTGSVNSNGAFYVGYSYATSRNFNGKVDEVRVWKKALSQTEISQNMCNVTVPATSLAAYWKFNEGSGSSVQDSSGNGVTLTLTGVDASNWGADVPCTGTQKASSAAKIQNSESLEEISAKKQIRLSPNPLNASSPLTISVPEEYSEGKLTVYNYNGRPLDTKTLKAGKNQYDFSKLTMGNYIIRFESQDGSLTQTEKLMIK, from the coding sequence ATGAAAAAAGCCATTACTTTATTGATCGTAATGATCATGCACGCTATCCCTGTGCTGAATGCACAGCAGCTTAGTCCTACGGGAATATGCTATGTGGAAGTAAACAACAACAACCTCCTGAATGCAGGATCTTACAAACTGCAGACTTCTGGTAAATATTTGTTTAATGTCGTCAATATTTTTGCGGCCAATATCAATTACGATACAGGCCGCAGCAGACCTTACCTGTACTGTAACAATAACGTTACAAAAGTACTGACCAATGCAGCTACCTACATCAAGCCGCTTCAGGACAAAGGAATAAAGGTAGTATTAACGATCCTTGGAAATCACCAGGGAGCAGGACTTTGTAACTTTCCTACCCGTGAAGCCGCCAGGGATTTTGCCCAGCAGCTTGCCCATACCGTAAATACGTATGGTCTGGACGGAATCGATTTTGATGATGAATATTCAGATTACGGACAAAACGGGACCGGCCAGCCGAATGCCAGTTCTTTTGTGATGCTGGTACAGGAACTAAAGGCTTTGCTGCCCAATAAACTGATCACATTCTACTATTACGGACCTGCAGCTTCCAGACTTTCATGGAACGGACTGAGGGTAGGAGATTATGTAAACTACAGCTGGAATGCGAATTACGGAACTTTTTCTGCACCGAATGTGCCGCCGCTTACCAAAGCACAGATCTCTCCTGCGGCTGTATGGATGGGAAATACGTCCAATTCTACTACAACCAGCCTCGCTACGCAGACCAAGAACGGGGCATACGGAGTATTTATGTGGTATGACCTTCACGGAACCAACGAAACATCCCAGCTTTCAGCGGGAACTCAGACGCTGTACGGAGAACAGACGGTCTTAAGCACGCCATTACAATCCTGGACACAAGGAACTAACTGTGATGCTCCGATAGGATTATTTACCAGTAATCTAACGGGAACAAGTGCCAAACTGAACTGGTCGGCAGTGGGAACCAATACATATGATGTAGATTATAAATTAGCAACTGCTGCCACATGGACCAATGCGGTGACCGCTACTACGGCTACTTCAGTTACCATATCAGGATTAACAGCCAATACGGAATATGATTGGAGAATCAGAACGAACTGCAGCGTAAAAAGCACCTATATTTTTGCGCCAAGATTCAACAGTGGTTCCGGGACGACAAATCCTTCAGGTTCTACCGCACTTTCTTTAGACGGAAGCACTGAATCAGGAGCAGCCGGAAACCTTAATTTAAGCGGGTCCGCACTATCTTTTGAAGGCTGGATCAAACCGTCATCTTTTAAATCAGGTTCGCCTTTTATTTCATCTCTTTTTGGAACGGAAGTGAGCGACAGTAATACAGCACTGCTTCGATTGGGAGATGCCAATATTGCGAATAACAAACTTCAGTTTGTGTTAAGCATCAACAATGTACAGCAAAAACTGACTGCTGCGACCGCATTGAATGCCAACACCTGGTATCATGTGGCGGCTACCTATGATGGTTCATCGATGAAAATTTATATCAACGGAGTTCTTGATGCAAGCAAATCCCAGACGGGATCTGTTAATTCCAACGGGGCATTCTATGTAGGATATTCGTACGCCACTTCCAGAAATTTCAACGGGAAAGTTGATGAGGTGCGTGTCTGGAAAAAAGCATTAAGTCAAACGGAAATCAGCCAGAATATGTGTAATGTAACGGTTCCGGCTACCTCTCTTGCGGCGTATTGGAAATTTAATGAGGGAAGTGGTTCTTCGGTTCAGGATAGCTCAGGAAACGGAGTGACGTTAACTCTTACCGGAGTTGATGCTTCCAACTGGGGAGCGGATGTGCCTTGCACAGGAACTCAAAAAGCTTCATCGGCAGCAAAGATTCAAAACTCTGAAAGTTTGGAAGAAATATCCGCTAAAAAACAAATCAGATTATCCCCGAATCCTTTAAATGCTTCTTCTCCGCTTACTATTTCTGTGCCTGAAGAATATAGCGAGGGAAAACTCACAGTTTATAATTATAACGGACGTCCTTTGGATACCAAAACATTGAAGGCAGGAAAAAACCAGTATGATTTCTCAAAGCTTACCATGGGAAATTATATCATCCGTTTTGAATCTCAGGACGGAAGCTTAACGCAGACTGAAAAATTAATGATAAAATAA
- a CDS encoding cupin domain-containing protein codes for MSAEKTEIFDKVEKMLVAQGFNIAAKDNTRPWGGFFVIDENQAQDFANQYFDGIDVESLKIGGKLSPKILLVAPNARLSWQYHHRRAEIWQVVDGTVGIKTSNTDEEGELKEYHPTDQIKLQQGERHRLIGLESWGVVAEIWQHTDASHPSDEDDIVRVQDDFGR; via the coding sequence ATGAGTGCAGAGAAAACAGAAATATTTGATAAAGTAGAAAAAATGCTGGTCGCACAGGGCTTTAACATTGCTGCAAAAGACAATACAAGGCCATGGGGAGGCTTCTTCGTGATCGATGAAAACCAGGCGCAGGATTTTGCGAATCAGTATTTTGACGGAATTGATGTAGAAAGCCTGAAAATAGGTGGAAAACTTAGCCCTAAAATCCTTCTTGTTGCTCCCAATGCCCGCCTGAGCTGGCAATATCACCACAGAAGAGCCGAGATATGGCAGGTAGTGGATGGTACGGTTGGAATTAAAACAAGCAACACGGATGAAGAAGGAGAACTGAAAGAATATCATCCAACAGATCAGATCAAGCTTCAGCAAGGAGAAAGACACAGATTGATCGGTTTGGAAAGCTGGGGTGTTGTAGCGGAAATCTGGCAGCATACAGACGCTTCCCATCCATCAGATGAAGATGATATTGTAAGAGTACAGGATGATTTCGGAAGATAA
- a CDS encoding TonB-dependent receptor domain-containing protein translates to MKLYISRFILGLMMLSAQFISAQNLSKNQFQVKGNCEMCKSRIETAAKKAGAKTGVYSVDLQTLTFETDTKTSADEILKKVADAGHDNEKFKSTDETYKGLPGCCHYERDLQPAEAKAHHEHAKKDNEFYVKGNCESCKARIEKAAKAAGADSAEWSAEKQTVMLNFDPSKTSSDKILKAIADVGHDNEKYKTSDAVYKNLPGCCLYDRDIAFGEANPKVHFVEETKHANHSESQPEETSGNHGQHEKKIDGVVVTGSKAATALSKKEAGLVFNIDKKELLKAACCNLSESFETNATVDVSFSNAVTGTKQLKMLGLDQKYTSLTKELLPEIRGLASAYGLNFIPGRWIESIQLTKGGSTVTNGYESITGQINTELLKNAKEPETSLNVFADFNGRAEANITSVSPINEKWSQTFLLHGNGTFGDTDMNDDTFLDRAKGTQINAAYLLNYNDLEKSGFGSHFGINFIRDERTAGQIGFDKNLSQNKQNLYGVGIDISRFQVWNKTGYVFKGKPYQSLGWMNQYVYHQQDSFFGLRNYAGKQHTYYSNLIFESIIGNTNHKYKAGASFLYDGYEETYLKDDIKRNEIVPGIFAEYTLTGLKYTLVAGARADFHNLAGTQFTPRINFKYDFTPQTILRLSAGRGFRTANVFAENQQYFASNRSIQILQNGGNIYGLKPEIAWNYGASLQQEFKLFGRKSSIVADFFRTDFQDQVLVDLDKSPQQLTFYNLEGKSFANSFQTQWDFTPFKNFDVRLAYKYYDVQADYLDGRREVPFMAKHRGFVNLAYATNKNDKGGFWSFDTTLNWVGKQRLPDTSGNPAEFRLPVYSESYAVLNAQISRNFNKKIRAYLGGENLTSYYQKNAIVDFRNPFGNYFDGGMVYAPIMKANFYVGLDVTF, encoded by the coding sequence ATGAAATTATATATTTCCAGGTTTATACTTGGTCTCATGATGCTGTCCGCACAGTTTATATCAGCGCAAAACCTTTCAAAGAACCAGTTTCAGGTCAAAGGAAACTGTGAGATGTGCAAATCCAGAATAGAAACTGCCGCCAAAAAAGCAGGTGCCAAAACCGGTGTTTATTCTGTTGATTTGCAGACTTTAACCTTTGAAACAGACACCAAAACTTCTGCAGATGAAATTTTAAAGAAAGTGGCCGATGCAGGTCACGATAACGAAAAATTCAAATCTACTGACGAAACCTACAAAGGTCTTCCCGGCTGCTGTCATTATGAAAGAGATCTTCAGCCGGCTGAAGCAAAAGCCCACCATGAACATGCTAAAAAAGACAACGAGTTTTATGTAAAAGGAAACTGTGAGTCCTGTAAAGCAAGAATTGAAAAGGCAGCCAAAGCTGCAGGCGCCGATTCAGCAGAATGGAGTGCAGAAAAGCAAACGGTAATGTTAAATTTTGACCCGTCAAAAACCTCATCCGATAAAATTCTGAAAGCCATTGCAGATGTTGGTCATGACAATGAAAAATACAAAACTTCCGATGCTGTTTATAAAAATCTTCCGGGATGCTGCCTTTACGACAGGGATATTGCCTTTGGAGAAGCCAATCCAAAAGTACACTTTGTAGAAGAAACAAAACATGCCAACCATTCGGAAAGTCAGCCGGAGGAAACTTCCGGAAATCATGGCCAGCATGAAAAAAAGATCGACGGCGTAGTGGTTACCGGATCAAAAGCCGCTACTGCACTGAGTAAAAAAGAAGCAGGCCTGGTTTTTAATATTGACAAAAAAGAGCTGTTAAAAGCAGCCTGTTGCAACCTTTCCGAAAGCTTTGAGACCAATGCGACTGTAGATGTATCTTTCAGCAATGCCGTTACAGGTACGAAACAGCTGAAAATGCTGGGTCTGGATCAGAAATACACCAGCTTAACAAAAGAACTCCTTCCGGAAATCAGAGGCCTTGCCTCTGCCTATGGATTGAATTTCATTCCCGGAAGATGGATCGAAAGTATTCAGCTGACCAAAGGAGGCAGTACGGTAACCAATGGCTACGAAAGTATCACAGGGCAGATCAATACAGAACTCCTGAAAAATGCCAAAGAGCCTGAAACGTCATTAAATGTTTTCGCCGATTTCAACGGAAGAGCAGAAGCCAATATCACCAGCGTCTCCCCTATCAACGAAAAATGGTCGCAAACCTTTTTACTGCATGGGAACGGAACTTTTGGCGATACAGATATGAATGATGATACTTTCCTGGACAGAGCGAAGGGAACGCAAATCAATGCTGCTTACCTGTTAAATTATAATGATCTTGAAAAATCCGGCTTCGGCTCTCACTTCGGAATTAATTTCATCAGGGATGAAAGAACAGCCGGACAGATCGGTTTTGATAAAAATCTAAGCCAGAATAAACAGAATTTATATGGTGTAGGCATTGATATTTCAAGATTCCAGGTCTGGAATAAAACAGGCTACGTTTTCAAAGGAAAACCTTACCAGAGTTTAGGATGGATGAACCAGTATGTGTATCACCAGCAGGACAGCTTTTTCGGGCTGAGAAATTATGCAGGAAAGCAACACACCTATTATTCGAATTTAATCTTTGAAAGCATTATCGGAAATACCAACCATAAGTATAAAGCGGGAGCGAGCTTTTTATATGACGGTTATGAGGAAACGTATTTAAAGGACGATATAAAGAGAAATGAGATCGTTCCGGGGATTTTTGCCGAATATACGCTGACGGGGCTGAAATATACTTTAGTTGCAGGAGCCAGAGCTGATTTTCACAATCTTGCGGGAACCCAGTTTACTCCAAGAATTAATTTTAAATACGATTTCACCCCTCAGACGATCTTAAGACTTTCTGCAGGAAGAGGATTCAGAACGGCCAATGTTTTTGCGGAAAACCAACAGTATTTTGCGTCTAACAGAAGTATTCAGATTCTGCAGAACGGTGGGAATATTTATGGCTTAAAACCTGAAATCGCATGGAATTACGGAGCCAGTTTACAGCAGGAATTCAAGCTTTTCGGAAGAAAATCTTCCATTGTGGCAGATTTTTTCAGAACGGATTTCCAGGACCAGGTTCTTGTGGATCTGGACAAGTCTCCGCAACAGCTTACCTTTTATAATCTGGAAGGGAAATCATTTGCCAACTCTTTCCAGACTCAGTGGGACTTTACGCCTTTCAAAAATTTTGATGTAAGACTGGCCTACAAATATTATGATGTTCAGGCTGATTATCTGGATGGCAGAAGAGAAGTTCCTTTTATGGCGAAACACAGAGGCTTTGTAAATCTTGCCTATGCAACCAATAAAAATGATAAAGGCGGATTCTGGAGTTTTGATACCACCCTGAATTGGGTAGGAAAACAAAGGCTTCCGGATACATCCGGCAACCCTGCTGAGTTCCGGCTTCCGGTTTATTCTGAATCGTATGCGGTATTGAATGCACAGATTTCGAGGAATTTCAATAAAAAGATAAGGGCTTATTTAGGAGGCGAAAACCTTACGTCTTACTATCAGAAGAATGCCATTGTGGATTTCAGGAATCCTTTTGGAAATTATTTTGATGGCGGGATGGTCTATGCGCCTATTATGAAAGCTAATTTTTATGTGGGGCTGGATGTGACTTTCTAA
- a CDS encoding ROK family protein → MQNIVGIDIGGSHITMAQVDPEKREIIASTHVREHVDSFGDREAIFSAWISAIEKVTHNLVKEDLLIGIAMPGPFDYENGVSLMQQGKFIDMYHVNIKDELAERLRISTTQIHFLNDAGAFLEGEVFGGCVQDYNRIFGVTLGTGLGTAFYNGETASDEDLWDSPFKDSISEDYLATRWFVNHYAALTEKTISGTKDLLDEPEEMQTIIFDDYADSFAEFIVKYVKNYNPEVLVIGGNIAKVYPYFKNRLNQHLTAHKINLPIKISAIFEDAAILGAAGYALKKARINLTK, encoded by the coding sequence ATGCAAAATATAGTAGGAATAGACATTGGAGGTTCGCATATTACCATGGCTCAGGTAGATCCGGAGAAAAGAGAGATTATAGCTTCCACACATGTAAGAGAACATGTAGACTCTTTTGGAGACCGGGAAGCCATTTTTTCCGCCTGGATCTCTGCCATTGAAAAAGTAACCCATAATCTGGTTAAGGAAGATCTTCTGATCGGTATTGCCATGCCTGGCCCCTTCGATTATGAAAACGGGGTATCACTGATGCAGCAGGGAAAATTTATCGATATGTATCATGTTAATATTAAAGATGAACTGGCTGAAAGGCTCAGAATTTCAACAACGCAGATTCATTTTCTGAATGATGCGGGAGCTTTTCTTGAAGGTGAAGTTTTTGGAGGCTGTGTACAGGATTATAACAGGATTTTCGGGGTTACGCTGGGGACAGGCCTGGGCACTGCCTTTTATAATGGAGAAACAGCTTCAGATGAAGACCTGTGGGATTCACCTTTTAAGGATTCCATCAGTGAAGATTATCTGGCCACACGCTGGTTTGTCAATCATTACGCAGCATTAACTGAGAAAACAATATCCGGAACAAAAGACCTGCTGGATGAGCCTGAAGAGATGCAGACCATCATATTTGACGACTACGCAGATTCTTTTGCAGAATTTATTGTGAAATATGTAAAAAACTATAATCCGGAAGTTCTGGTGATCGGCGGAAATATCGCAAAAGTCTATCCTTACTTTAAAAACAGGTTAAATCAGCACTTAACAGCGCATAAGATTAACCTTCCTATTAAAATTTCCGCTATTTTTGAAGATGCGGCCATTCTTGGTGCTGCAGGCTATGCATTAAAGAAAGCCAGGATCAATTTAACAAAATGA